A region of Paenimyroides aestuarii DNA encodes the following proteins:
- the purH gene encoding bifunctional phosphoribosylaminoimidazolecarboxamide formyltransferase/IMP cyclohydrolase — translation MSTSKQIQSALISVFDKNGLEPIVKELHKNNVTIYSTGGTETFIKDLGIPVVPVEDVTSYPSILGGRVKTLHPKIFGGILNRQDNETDVQQMIDYAIPQIDLVIVDLYPFEKTVASGADEAAIIEKIDIGGISLIRAGAKNFKDTVIVASVDEYETFLNFYTSENGATTLAQRKYLAAKAFHVSSHYDGAIFNYFNQEINEPVLKISQGEAQTLRYGENPHQKGIFFGNFDEMFEKLHGKELSYNNLLDVDAAVNLMNEFKGDAPTFAILKHNNACGVAQKPTMKEAYLAALAGDPTSAFGGVLIANGNIDKETATEINNLFCEIVIAPSYDADAVAILQEKKNRIILIIKDIELPKTQVRTCLNGILFQDKDNVTDTKEHLTNVTTLVADTKQIEDLLFASKICKHTKSNTIVLAKNKELCASGTGQTSRVDALKQAIDKANAFGIDLTDAVMASDAFFPFPDCVEIAKKAGIAAVIQPGGSIKDNLSIDYCNENQMVMVTTGIRHFKH, via the coding sequence ATGAGTACATCTAAACAAATTCAATCGGCGTTAATTTCAGTATTTGACAAAAATGGATTAGAACCGATTGTAAAAGAATTGCATAAAAACAACGTAACTATTTACTCAACAGGCGGTACCGAAACGTTTATCAAAGATTTGGGCATTCCTGTTGTTCCGGTTGAAGACGTTACATCGTATCCATCGATTTTAGGCGGACGTGTAAAAACATTGCACCCTAAGATTTTTGGTGGAATTTTGAACCGTCAGGACAATGAAACCGACGTGCAACAAATGATCGATTATGCCATTCCACAGATTGATTTAGTTATTGTTGACTTGTATCCGTTTGAAAAAACAGTTGCATCGGGTGCTGATGAAGCAGCAATTATCGAAAAGATTGATATTGGGGGTATTTCGTTAATTCGTGCAGGTGCTAAAAATTTTAAAGACACAGTGATTGTTGCATCGGTTGATGAATATGAAACCTTTTTAAATTTTTACACTTCAGAGAATGGAGCTACAACGCTGGCTCAACGCAAATATTTGGCGGCAAAAGCATTCCATGTATCATCGCATTACGACGGTGCTATTTTCAATTATTTCAACCAAGAAATAAACGAACCTGTGTTAAAAATAAGCCAAGGCGAAGCACAAACATTGCGTTATGGAGAAAACCCACATCAAAAAGGAATTTTCTTTGGAAATTTTGATGAAATGTTTGAAAAGTTACACGGAAAAGAGTTATCTTACAACAATTTATTAGATGTGGATGCTGCCGTTAACTTAATGAACGAATTTAAAGGCGATGCTCCTACTTTTGCTATATTGAAACACAACAATGCGTGTGGTGTGGCACAAAAACCAACTATGAAAGAAGCTTATTTGGCTGCTTTGGCTGGCGATCCCACATCTGCTTTTGGCGGTGTTTTAATTGCAAATGGCAATATTGATAAAGAAACAGCAACAGAAATTAACAACTTGTTCTGTGAAATTGTAATCGCTCCTAGTTATGACGCAGACGCAGTGGCAATTTTACAAGAAAAGAAAAATAGAATTATATTAATTATCAAAGATATTGAATTGCCAAAAACACAAGTTAGAACGTGTTTAAACGGAATTTTGTTTCAAGATAAAGACAATGTAACAGATACTAAAGAACATTTAACCAACGTTACAACTTTAGTGGCTGATACAAAACAGATTGAAGATTTATTGTTTGCTTCTAAAATTTGCAAACACACCAAATCAAACACAATTGTTTTAGCAAAAAACAAAGAGTTGTGTGCTTCGGGAACCGGGCAAACATCTCGCGTAGATGCATTAAAACAAGCAATTGACAAAGCAAATGCGTTTGGTATTGATTTAACCGATGCAGTAATGGCAAGCGATGCATTTTTCCCATTCCCAGATTGCGTGGAAATTGCAAAAAAAGCCGGTATTGCAGCAGTTATTCAACCAGGCGGATCAATTAAAGACAATTTAAGCATTGATTATTGTAACGAAAACCAAATGGTTATGGTAACCACAGGTATCCGTCACTTTAAACATTAA
- a CDS encoding rod shape-determining protein: MGFFDFMTEEIAMDLGTANTLIIHNGKVVVDSPSIVARDRVSGKIIAVGKEASLMQGKTHDNIKTIRPLKDGVIADFDASEKMISLFIKSIPALKKRLFTPALRMVVCIPSGITEVEMRAVKESCERVNGKEVYLIHEPMAAAIGIGVDIMQPKGNMIVDIGGGTTEIAVLALGGIVCDKSVKIAGDVFTNDIIYYMRTQHNLFVGEGTAEKIKIEIGAAIEDLDQGPEDLMVQGRDLLTGKPKQVNVSYREIAKALDKSIQRIEDAVMETLSQTPPELAADIYNTGIYLAGGGSMLRGLDKRISQKTDLPVYIAEDPLRAVVRGTGIVIKNIEKFKSILIK, from the coding sequence ATGGGATTTTTTGATTTCATGACCGAGGAAATCGCTATGGACCTTGGTACTGCAAATACGTTAATAATACACAACGGAAAAGTTGTGGTTGACAGTCCTTCGATTGTTGCCCGCGACCGTGTTTCTGGAAAAATAATTGCTGTGGGTAAAGAAGCCAGCTTAATGCAAGGAAAAACCCACGACAACATTAAAACTATTCGTCCGTTAAAAGATGGTGTTATTGCAGATTTTGATGCTTCTGAAAAAATGATCAGTTTGTTCATTAAAAGCATTCCCGCATTAAAAAAACGCTTATTTACACCAGCATTGCGCATGGTGGTTTGTATTCCTTCGGGAATTACAGAGGTGGAAATGCGTGCGGTGAAAGAATCATGCGAACGTGTGAACGGTAAAGAAGTTTATTTAATACACGAACCAATGGCAGCAGCTATTGGTATTGGGGTGGATATTATGCAGCCCAAAGGAAACATGATTGTTGATATTGGTGGTGGTACTACCGAAATTGCCGTTCTGGCATTGGGCGGTATTGTTTGCGACAAATCGGTAAAAATTGCCGGTGATGTGTTTACAAACGACATCATTTATTACATGCGTACCCAACACAATCTATTTGTGGGTGAAGGAACAGCAGAAAAAATTAAAATTGAAATTGGCGCAGCTATTGAAGATTTAGACCAAGGACCAGAAGATTTAATGGTGCAAGGGCGTGACTTGTTAACAGGGAAACCAAAACAAGTAAATGTATCATATAGAGAAATTGCCAAAGCATTAGACAAATCTATTCAGCGTATTGAAGATGCTGTAATGGAAACCTTGTCACAAACACCTCCAGAATTGGCTGCCGATATTTACAATACTGGTATCTATTTAGCAGGTGGTGGATCAATGTTAAGAGGTTTGGATAAACGCATCTCTCAAAAAACCGATTTACCCGTTTATATTGCAGAAGATCCTTTACGAGCTGTGGTTCGCGGAACAGGAATCGTTATTAAAAACATAGAGAAGTTTAAAAGCATTCTTATAAAATAA
- the mreC gene encoding rod shape-determining protein MreC, whose product MQQIIYFITKNSTKLLFLLLLVVSLYLTVQSHSYHQSQVLHSANVVSGTIYEKTNSITEYLHLKEENERLAEENVKMKQILYNSQLIVDSTFAVNPEMRIAQDYKMFKAKIIKNSFFKKENYLTIKGGKLNGIKKDMGVINAKGVIGIVENVSKNYATVQSILNRHTKIGAKVSNTNHFGTITWDGKNTGFVQLTDIPKLAALRKGDSIVTGGISTIFPENIPVGVVDKVFTSKNSNFYTINVRLFNDMTNISSVYLIEHVHIKEISQLEEETVSDE is encoded by the coding sequence ATGCAGCAAATCATTTATTTTATAACAAAAAACAGTACAAAGTTACTGTTTTTGCTGCTTTTAGTAGTTTCATTATACTTAACCGTACAAAGCCATTCGTACCACCAAAGCCAAGTGCTTCACAGTGCAAATGTTGTTTCGGGAACTATTTATGAAAAAACAAATAGCATCACCGAATATTTGCATTTAAAAGAAGAAAATGAACGTTTGGCAGAAGAAAACGTGAAAATGAAACAAATTCTGTACAACAGCCAATTGATTGTTGACAGTACTTTTGCGGTGAATCCAGAAATGCGTATTGCCCAAGACTATAAAATGTTTAAGGCAAAAATCATTAAAAATTCTTTTTTTAAAAAAGAAAATTACCTCACTATAAAAGGCGGAAAATTAAACGGGATTAAAAAAGACATGGGCGTTATAAACGCTAAAGGCGTAATTGGCATTGTGGAAAATGTATCAAAAAATTATGCCACCGTGCAAAGCATTTTAAACAGACACACTAAAATTGGTGCAAAGGTGAGCAACACCAACCACTTTGGAACCATTACCTGGGACGGAAAAAACACCGGATTTGTTCAACTTACCGATATTCCTAAATTGGCAGCACTGCGCAAAGGCGATTCTATTGTAACCGGCGGTATTTCTACAATTTTTCCGGAAAATATTCCTGTGGGAGTGGTTGATAAAGTGTTTACGTCTAAAAATTCAAATTTTTACACTATCAACGTGCGTTTGTTTAACGATATGACCAATATTAGTTCGGTTTATTTAATCGAGCACGTGCACATAAAAGAAATTTCACAACTCGAAGAAGAAACAGTAAGCGATGAATAA
- a CDS encoding rod shape-determining protein MreD, with amino-acid sequence MNNTTLLNTFRFIVLVFFQVTVFNNIHFFGFVTPYPYILFILLYPLNTNRHLFLILSFVLGLILDIFNNSGGVHTTACITLAFVRENLLKMAFGYSYEFHMMHITDKFSSELVTYVITSVLIHHTVLISLEVFNFSFILEILLRIVTSAAFTILLIFLIIGLIKSPRK; translated from the coding sequence ATGAATAACACCACACTTCTCAATACTTTTCGTTTTATTGTTCTTGTATTTTTTCAGGTAACAGTATTCAACAATATTCATTTTTTTGGATTTGTAACCCCATACCCTTATATTTTATTTATTTTATTATATCCTTTAAACACCAACCGACATTTATTCTTGATTTTAAGTTTTGTTTTGGGATTAATTCTCGACATTTTCAACAACTCGGGCGGTGTGCATACCACAGCCTGCATAACATTGGCGTTTGTTCGTGAAAATTTGTTAAAAATGGCATTTGGTTATAGTTATGAATTCCATATGATGCATATCACCGATAAGTTTTCTTCTGAATTGGTTACTTACGTTATCACCTCGGTTTTAATACATCATACCGTACTTATTTCACTAGAAGTTTTTAACTTTAGCTTTATTTTGGAGATTTTATTGCGAATTGTAACTTCAGCTGCTTTTACAATCCTTTTAATTTTTCTTATAATAGGATTAATTAAATCGCCACGAAAATGA